Proteins encoded within one genomic window of Actinoplanes octamycinicus:
- a CDS encoding C40 family peptidase: MHARLRPVSYSAAVAAALAALFQPIPAMAAPGDDPALAAGIPDTGSRPTTLGALVLPGTPVSPATTPSSIPGSATNPALQQIERGRLEVDQLGDQLLKLKADRDLAQAQVGTAGQRVTDAQASLQAAQTNAVAAAGEAMQQAAAVPPGALDSGLLGLDQLARLQRGEVPTDDSAARRLEAAQVAAQVALDEQTTTTAKHNDLVAQYTKLNTQLTQKQTALTALENAHRDELNAAEAAASATDQALGSEYLAGSTNGRGADPRAVKALQFALAQRGDPYVWSEEGPDQYDCSGLMYAAYRQPSVGFPLVRVSRDQYWQTRNKVVDRYSLLPGDLLFFSYSNSWTGIHHVAMYAGDGMMVEAPRTGLNVRLVPVRWSRLFQATRVFGAVEGGVDDLPLGTPDPEEPGTGGTTTTKSPTPSASKTTKPGGSGSSPTGSKTPTPAKTTTTPPPATTPTPGGSASTPSTGGSSSSSGGSSGSSPTGTSSSSTGTGTEPTGETGTGNTATATATSSATAAETTTQATQTTKATETTKATQTTKATETTKATETTKASDAASASASSTD, translated from the coding sequence GTGCATGCGCGACTCCGCCCCGTCAGCTACTCGGCGGCCGTCGCCGCGGCACTGGCTGCGCTGTTCCAGCCGATCCCGGCCATGGCCGCACCGGGCGACGACCCGGCGCTCGCCGCCGGCATCCCGGACACCGGCTCGCGCCCCACCACGCTCGGCGCGCTGGTGCTGCCCGGCACCCCGGTCAGCCCGGCCACCACGCCCAGCAGCATTCCCGGCTCGGCGACCAACCCGGCCCTGCAGCAGATCGAGCGGGGCCGGCTCGAGGTCGACCAGCTCGGCGACCAGCTGCTCAAGCTGAAAGCCGACCGCGACCTCGCCCAGGCCCAGGTCGGCACCGCTGGGCAGCGGGTCACCGACGCGCAGGCCAGCCTGCAGGCCGCGCAGACCAACGCGGTCGCCGCCGCCGGCGAGGCCATGCAGCAGGCCGCCGCGGTCCCGCCCGGCGCGCTCGACTCCGGACTGCTCGGTCTCGACCAGCTCGCCCGCCTGCAGCGCGGCGAGGTGCCGACCGACGACTCGGCGGCCCGCCGCCTGGAGGCCGCGCAGGTCGCCGCCCAGGTCGCGCTCGACGAGCAGACCACCACCACGGCCAAGCACAACGACCTGGTCGCGCAGTACACGAAGCTGAACACCCAGCTCACCCAGAAGCAGACCGCGCTGACCGCGCTGGAGAACGCGCACCGCGACGAGCTGAACGCGGCCGAGGCCGCCGCCAGCGCGACCGACCAGGCGCTCGGCTCGGAGTACCTGGCCGGTTCGACCAATGGCCGGGGCGCCGACCCGCGGGCGGTCAAGGCGCTGCAGTTCGCGCTGGCCCAGCGCGGCGACCCGTATGTCTGGTCCGAGGAGGGCCCGGACCAGTACGACTGCTCCGGCCTGATGTACGCGGCCTATCGCCAGCCCAGCGTCGGCTTCCCGCTGGTCCGCGTCTCCCGCGACCAGTACTGGCAGACCCGCAACAAGGTCGTCGACCGCTACTCGTTGCTCCCCGGCGACCTGCTGTTCTTCAGCTACAGCAACAGCTGGACCGGCATCCACCACGTCGCCATGTACGCCGGCGACGGCATGATGGTCGAGGCCCCGCGCACCGGGCTGAACGTGCGTCTCGTCCCGGTCCGGTGGAGCCGCCTGTTCCAGGCCACCCGGGTCTTCGGCGCGGTCGAGGGCGGCGTCGACGACCTGCCGCTCGGCACGCCCGACCCGGAGGAGCCGGGCACCGGCGGGACGACCACCACCAAGTCGCCGACGCCGTCGGCGAGCAAGACCACCAAGCCGGGCGGGTCGGGGAGCAGCCCGACCGGCTCCAAGACGCCGACGCCGGCCAAGACGACCACCACGCCGCCGCCGGCCACCACCCCGACGCCGGGCGGCTCGGCGTCGACCCCCTCCACCGGCGGCTCCTCGTCGAGCAGCGGTGGTTCGTCCGGCTCCAGCCCGACCGGCACCTCGTCCAGCAGCACCGGCACCGGCACCGAGCCGACCGGCGAGACCGGCACGGGCAACACCGCCACCGCCACCGCCACGTCCTCGGCGACCGCCGCGGAGACCACCACGCAGGCGACCCAGACGACCAAGGCGACGGAGACGACCAAGGCGACCCAGACGACGAAGGCGACCGAGACCACCAAGGCGACGGAGACGACGAAGGCCTCCGACGCGGCTTCGGCGTCCGCCTCGTCCACCGACTGA
- the mqnE gene encoding aminofutalosine synthase MqnE, whose product MDAGLKRDLEAKVYAGERLSRADGIALYESDDLAWLGRLAHHKRTELNGDRVMFNVNRHLNLTNVCSASCAYCSFQRKPGEKDAYTMRIDEAVRKAKEMEDEQLTELHIVNGLHPTLPWRYYPKVLRELKAALPNVKLKCFTATEVQWFEKISGLSASEILDELMDAGLESLTGGGAEIFDWEVRQHIVDHACHWEDWSRIHRLAHQKGMRTPATMLYGHIEEPRHRVDHVLRLRELQDETGGFAVFIPLRYQHDFHDSADGKIRNRIQERTTMAAPAESLKTFAVSRLLFDNVPHVKCFWVMHGLSVAQLSLNFGADDLDGSVVEYKITHDADSYGTPNTMHRDDLLDLIWDAGFQPVERNTRYEVVREYDKPVGLAERRSEPQKVWA is encoded by the coding sequence ATGGACGCCGGACTGAAGCGGGACCTGGAGGCGAAGGTCTACGCCGGTGAGCGGCTCAGCCGCGCGGACGGCATCGCGCTCTACGAGAGCGACGACCTGGCCTGGCTCGGCCGGCTGGCCCACCACAAGCGCACCGAGCTGAACGGTGACCGGGTGATGTTCAACGTCAACCGGCATCTGAACCTGACCAATGTCTGCTCCGCCAGTTGCGCCTACTGCTCCTTCCAGCGCAAGCCGGGGGAGAAGGACGCCTACACGATGCGCATCGACGAGGCCGTCCGCAAGGCCAAGGAGATGGAGGACGAGCAGCTCACCGAGCTGCACATCGTCAACGGCCTGCACCCCACGCTGCCCTGGCGCTATTACCCCAAGGTGCTGCGCGAGCTGAAGGCCGCGCTGCCCAACGTCAAGCTCAAGTGCTTCACCGCCACCGAGGTCCAGTGGTTCGAGAAGATCAGCGGGCTGTCCGCCAGCGAGATCCTCGACGAGCTGATGGACGCCGGGCTGGAGTCGCTGACCGGCGGCGGCGCCGAGATCTTCGACTGGGAGGTCCGGCAGCACATCGTCGACCATGCCTGCCACTGGGAGGACTGGTCGCGGATCCACCGGCTGGCCCACCAGAAAGGCATGCGGACCCCGGCCACCATGCTCTACGGCCACATCGAGGAGCCGCGGCACCGGGTCGACCACGTGCTGCGCCTGCGCGAGCTGCAGGACGAGACCGGGGGCTTCGCGGTCTTCATCCCGCTGCGCTACCAGCACGACTTCCACGACTCGGCGGACGGCAAGATCCGTAACCGGATCCAGGAACGGACCACGATGGCCGCCCCGGCCGAGTCGCTCAAGACGTTCGCCGTCTCCCGCCTGCTCTTCGACAACGTGCCGCACGTCAAGTGCTTCTGGGTGATGCACGGCCTGTCGGTCGCCCAGCTCTCGCTGAACTTCGGCGCCGACGACCTGGACGGCTCGGTGGTGGAGTACAAGATCACCCACGACGCCGACTCGTACGGCACGCCGAACACCATGCACCGCGACGACCTGCTCGACCTGATCTGGGACGCCGGGTTCCAGCCCGTCGAGCGCAACACGCGGTACGAGGTCGTCCGGGAGTATGACAAGCCGGTCGGTCTGGCCGAGCGGCGCAGCGAACCGCAGAAGGTCTGGGCCTAG
- a CDS encoding DUF4229 domain-containing protein, translated as MSPAIKYTLGRLGLFVVVFAALFPLPLNILVKAMIAFVASAGFAFFLLRKWRDEMAEHLGSVAQRRAAEKARLRSALAGDDEAAAAGDRVAAAESKAESATGSKADGEQAESEQVEGGIAEGGPAADKLASNRTAEDRTEAGK; from the coding sequence ATGAGTCCCGCCATCAAGTACACACTGGGCCGCCTGGGCCTGTTCGTGGTGGTCTTCGCCGCGCTCTTCCCGCTCCCGCTGAACATCCTGGTCAAGGCGATGATCGCGTTCGTCGCCTCGGCCGGTTTCGCGTTCTTCCTGCTCCGCAAGTGGCGCGACGAGATGGCCGAGCACCTCGGCTCGGTCGCCCAGCGCCGCGCCGCGGAGAAAGCGCGGCTGCGCTCCGCCCTGGCCGGCGACGACGAGGCCGCCGCGGCCGGCGACCGGGTGGCCGCCGCCGAGAGCAAGGCCGAGAGCGCGACCGGGAGCAAGGCCGACGGTGAGCAGGCCGAGAGCGAGCAGGTCGAGGGTGGCATCGCCGAGGGCGGGCCGGCTGCGGACAAGCTCGCCAGCAACCGGACCGCCGAGGACCGGACCGAGGCGGGCAAATAG